CCGTGTATCCTGGTTTCCAGTGGTGCGGTGGGCGCCGGTATCTCCGAGTTGGGCTTGGATTCCTACCCAAATGACGTGCCGTCACGTCAGGCCTGTGCAGCAGTGGGGCAGTCCCGATTGATGCATATCTACCAGAATCTCTTTGGTAACTTCGGACTACGAGTGGCCCAAGTGCTTCTGACGGCGGATGATTTCCGTGATGATGCTCGTCGTGCGCGATTGAGTGATACACTGACTCGTCTTTCCCAGTTTCCGGATGTCATTCCTATTATCAACGAGAATGACTCCGTGGCCGTCGAGGAATTGAGTGTGGGGGATAATGATATGCTCTCTGCTCGTGTGGCGAACCTGGTTGGAGCTCGTCTACTGGTTCTGCTGTCTAATATCGATGGGCTCATGCCGCCTGAGAGTGATCAGATCATCGAGTATGTGAACGATGTGGAATCAGTTCTCGATTACGCCCGCGCCGGTAAAGGTAGATTTTCCATTGGGGGGATGGCCTCCAAGCTCAAGGCTGTGAAGTATGCTGTAGATTCAGGCATTGAAACGGTGATCGCCAATGGGCGTAAGCCGAGCCATTTGTTAGATATCTCTGAGGGCCAGGGTTATTGCACGCGTTTTGCTGCACGTAAGCCGAAGGCCTAGTGTTTACTGTGCGCTGTAGGTGACTGTGGGTTGCGATATTCAGTAACGCTCCCT
The sequence above is drawn from the Rubritalea squalenifaciens DSM 18772 genome and encodes:
- the proB gene encoding glutamate 5-kinase, with the translated sequence MKHTVVKVGTGVLTRDSDGQLDGASLVRLVTGLADLVASGQPCILVSSGAVGAGISELGLDSYPNDVPSRQACAAVGQSRLMHIYQNLFGNFGLRVAQVLLTADDFRDDARRARLSDTLTRLSQFPDVIPIINENDSVAVEELSVGDNDMLSARVANLVGARLLVLLSNIDGLMPPESDQIIEYVNDVESVLDYARAGKGRFSIGGMASKLKAVKYAVDSGIETVIANGRKPSHLLDISEGQGYCTRFAARKPKA